From Acidovorax sp. FHTAMBA, one genomic window encodes:
- the glnE gene encoding bifunctional [glutamate--ammonia ligase]-adenylyl-L-tyrosine phosphorylase/[glutamate--ammonia-ligase] adenylyltransferase, with amino-acid sequence MSAPHPESSCNPSATFVHGAAHSRFYQRLHRRYEADLALLPPGVPRWPSMEQAYEALRARGCDTGTALRVLRQLVMERLIRMDCEAQAPLADITSAVTELAELALDRACQHARQELNERHGAPQGPEGQPVQLWIIGMGKLGARELNVSSDIDLIYVYEHDGETAGTADGRGRISNHEYFARAVKSIYSMVGDTTEHGFVFRVDLALRPNGNSGPPSVSLAALEEYLQLHGREWERFAWLKSRVVAPRSCIGSPEVQALRSVVLPFVFRRYLDYSVFDALRVLHRQIRDHAAKRSAGHPERANDVKLSRGGIREIEFTVQLLQVVRGGQFPELRRRPTLDALTRLAQAGLMPQETADALARAYVFLRRVEHRIQYLDDQQTHVLPTRDDDLAWIAHTLGYPDCCAFLHELDAHRELVAQEFDTLLGGAGKKQCNGGGCGGPRAAAAAPPEFETLLEQLPPGFRERVAEWRNHPRVAGLRDEARARLFRLVQRTALWLKEGRVTQEAALRLANWLEPLLRRESYLALLLERPSVHEQLLHLLGAAKWPARYLLQHPGVIDELVGDSLLTERFVVADFERELAVRLASLQSTGEDDDETLLNLLRRAQHAETFRTLARDVERRITVEQVADDLSALADSVLRITAQWCWSRLKTRHRESPQFAIIGYGKLGGKELGYGSDLDIVFVFDDDDERAPEVYAAFVRKLINWLTVKTGEGDLYEIDTALRPNGNSGLLVTSFEAYANYQQRRGSNTAWTWEHQAMTRARFVMGSEALQARFDAVREAVITSERDPAALREEIVLMRERVRAAHPARDGKFDVKHSPGGMVDAEFAVQYLVLSQSAQHPELRGNVGNIALLQRAEQVGLLPAGVGVAAADAYRELRRVQHVARLDEAPTQVTPPALQAQRDAVLALWKSVFG; translated from the coding sequence ATGTCCGCGCCGCATCCTGAATCCTCCTGCAATCCCTCCGCGACCTTTGTTCACGGGGCGGCGCACTCGCGTTTCTATCAGCGCCTGCACCGCCGCTACGAGGCCGACCTGGCATTGCTCCCCCCCGGTGTTCCCCGGTGGCCCAGCATGGAGCAGGCCTACGAAGCGCTGCGTGCACGCGGTTGCGACACGGGCACCGCGCTGCGGGTGCTGCGCCAGCTGGTCATGGAGCGGCTGATCCGGATGGACTGCGAGGCGCAGGCCCCGCTGGCAGACATCACCAGCGCAGTGACCGAACTAGCCGAGCTGGCACTGGACCGCGCCTGCCAGCACGCCCGCCAGGAGCTGAACGAGCGCCACGGTGCGCCGCAAGGACCGGAAGGCCAGCCCGTGCAGCTGTGGATCATCGGCATGGGCAAGCTGGGGGCGCGCGAACTCAACGTCTCCAGCGACATCGACCTCATCTACGTGTACGAACACGATGGTGAAACCGCTGGCACGGCCGACGGCCGGGGGCGCATCTCCAACCACGAGTATTTCGCGCGCGCGGTCAAGTCCATCTACAGCATGGTCGGAGACACCACCGAACATGGCTTCGTGTTCCGCGTCGATCTGGCGCTGCGCCCCAATGGCAATTCCGGCCCTCCTTCGGTATCGCTGGCAGCGCTGGAGGAGTACCTGCAGCTGCACGGCCGCGAGTGGGAGCGTTTTGCCTGGCTCAAGAGCCGGGTGGTGGCACCGCGCAGCTGCATTGGCAGTCCGGAAGTGCAGGCCCTGCGCAGCGTGGTGCTGCCTTTTGTGTTCCGCCGCTACCTGGACTACAGCGTGTTCGATGCGCTGCGGGTGCTGCACCGCCAGATCCGGGACCACGCGGCCAAGCGCAGCGCAGGCCACCCCGAGCGTGCCAACGACGTCAAGCTCTCGCGTGGCGGCATCCGCGAGATCGAGTTCACCGTGCAACTGCTGCAGGTGGTGCGGGGCGGCCAGTTCCCCGAGTTGCGCCGCCGGCCCACGCTCGATGCGCTCACCCGCCTGGCCCAGGCGGGCCTGATGCCGCAGGAGACGGCCGACGCGCTCGCGCGGGCCTACGTCTTCTTGCGCCGCGTGGAGCACCGCATCCAGTACCTGGACGACCAGCAGACCCATGTGCTGCCCACGCGCGACGACGATCTTGCATGGATCGCGCACACCCTGGGGTATCCCGATTGCTGCGCTTTCCTGCACGAGCTGGATGCGCACCGCGAGCTTGTGGCGCAGGAATTTGACACGCTGCTGGGCGGAGCCGGCAAGAAGCAGTGCAATGGTGGCGGCTGCGGCGGCCCCCGCGCTGCGGCAGCAGCCCCCCCCGAATTCGAAACGCTGCTGGAACAGTTGCCGCCCGGGTTCCGCGAACGCGTGGCCGAATGGCGCAACCACCCGCGCGTGGCAGGGCTGCGCGACGAAGCCCGCGCCCGTCTGTTCAGGCTGGTGCAACGCACCGCACTGTGGCTCAAGGAAGGCCGCGTGACCCAGGAGGCCGCCCTGCGCCTGGCCAACTGGCTCGAGCCCCTGCTGCGCCGCGAGAGCTATCTGGCCCTGCTGCTGGAGCGCCCCTCTGTGCACGAGCAATTGCTGCACCTGCTGGGCGCGGCCAAGTGGCCCGCCCGCTACCTGCTGCAACACCCTGGCGTCATTGATGAACTGGTGGGGGATTCGCTGCTGACCGAGCGGTTCGTGGTGGCCGACTTCGAGCGCGAACTGGCCGTGCGGCTTGCTTCGCTGCAGTCTACCGGCGAAGACGATGACGAAACCCTGCTCAACCTGCTGCGGCGCGCCCAGCATGCGGAAACCTTCCGCACCCTCGCGCGCGACGTGGAGCGGCGCATCACCGTCGAGCAGGTGGCGGACGATCTTTCTGCGCTGGCCGACAGTGTGCTGCGCATCACGGCCCAGTGGTGCTGGAGCCGGCTCAAGACGCGCCACCGCGAGAGCCCACAGTTCGCCATCATTGGTTACGGCAAGCTGGGCGGCAAGGAGTTGGGCTACGGCAGCGACCTGGACATCGTCTTCGTGTTCGATGACGACGATGAGCGCGCCCCCGAGGTCTACGCTGCCTTTGTGCGCAAGCTCATCAACTGGCTCACCGTGAAGACGGGCGAAGGCGACCTGTACGAGATCGACACCGCCCTGCGGCCCAACGGCAACTCGGGCCTGCTGGTGACGAGCTTCGAGGCCTATGCGAACTACCAGCAACGGCGCGGCAGCAACACCGCGTGGACCTGGGAGCACCAGGCCATGACGCGCGCGCGTTTCGTGATGGGCAGCGAGGCCCTGCAGGCGCGCTTCGACGCGGTGCGCGAGGCCGTCATCACCTCGGAGCGCGACCCTGCGGCCCTGCGTGAAGAAATCGTTCTGATGCGCGAGCGCGTGCGCGCTGCCCATCCGGCGCGCGACGGAAAATTTGACGTCAAGCACAGCCCGGGCGGCATGGTGGATGCCGAATTTGCCGTGCAGTACCTGGTGCTTTCGCAATCGGCACAGCACCCCGAACTGCGCGGCAACGTGGGCAATATTGCGCTGCTGCAGCGCGCCGAGCAGGTGGGGCTGCTGCCCGCTGGCGTGGGTGTGGCGGCAGCGGATGCCTACCGCGAACTCCGGCGCGTGCAGCACGTGGCGCGCCTGGACGAAGCGCCCACCCAGGTCACCCCGCCCGCGCTGCAGGCGCAGCGGGATGCGGTGCTGGCGCTCTGGAAATCAGTCTTCGGGTGA
- a CDS encoding YhdP family protein, with the protein MIDPTTHPTRLLKTVAGLARWSLGLLLAFWLLLTIAWGALHGWIVPRIGDFRPQLEAHAARVLGVPVQIGAIAARTEGLIPSIELSDVALLDTAGRSALRLPRVVVALSPRSLLKGGFEQLYIEEPDLDVRRTVDGRIQVAGLEFSPQPGEDSAAADWLFSQDEVFIRGGTVRWTDEQRGAPELALQKVDVLLRNGNWDHHLRLDATPPEAWGDRFTVVGLFRAPLLRARDGNWKHWTGQVFAHFSRVDVSRLRHHADVGVEIAAGRGALRAWADVQRGQIVGGTADLALANVNARLGPDLQALVLPSVEGRLGGRRLNGGFEFLTQGLQFETDDGLVWPGGNLRLVHTAPRGKVPEQGELRADRLDLAALAQVASRLPLGAPAHDALRAYAPHGLVDEIQASWKGPLEKLQQYQVRGRIRGLALGRGSAGGVPAQLGLRGASVDIDMTQAGGKAALTIASGALLLPGVFEDPVLPLDRLSADMRWQIDGDRVAVQANDVQFANADAQGEARATWHTSDPGKVAHGARYPGVLDLTGVLTRADGTRVHRYLPLSIPAESRHYVRDAVVAGSASNVQFRVKGDLHDLPFNDPKQGEFRIAARVKDVIYAYVPPQLQPANTLPWPALTELTGELVFERSSMQVRGASGSFAGRPGLRLSRVEAKIPDLAHTVVSVSADARGPLAELLALMTSSPLGGMTGNALDRATGTGNADFQLRLALPISDIDKSKVQGSVTLAGNELRITPDTPTLSRARGVVQFTESGFSLQAVQAQALGGPVRLEGGMRALPANAPATESAVQLRAQGTATAEGLQQATQLGMLSQLARRAAGSTPYAMTLAFRRGVPELQVTTSLQGLALSLPAPLGKTADTSLPLRFESQVVRESLVGLTQSGNGAQTTPLHDQITLDLGVVGSATYVRDVSGPQARVLRGAIGIGLAAGESAPLPAQGVAANISQGKIDVDAWEDVLAQATAAEPAARPSAPAPAAGPPGVAQDYLPSTMAVRARELTLQGRTLHNIVAGALREGTTWRANLDATELNGYLEYRQPGSFDHPNGLLFARLSRVNMPQSDVSQVEALLDEQPGALPALDIIVDDFELRGRRLGRVEMEASNRGGDGAQREWRLSKFNILAPEASLTASGNWALLNTAAPGPRPAQRRTVLSFRLDIRDSGDLLARMGMANVVRRGKGRLEGQVAWIGAPFSPDYRTMTGQINVNVESGQFLKADPGLAKLLGVLSLQSLPRRLTLDFRDVFSEGFAFDFVRGDVRIEQGVATTNNLQMKGVNAAVLMEGSANIDHETQDLRVVVVPEINAMTASLVATAINPVIGLGSFLAQVFLRGPLIEAATQEFRIDGTWTDPRVVRVPRRGRDAPPATEAPVRTDPALPPSPGGTGEPP; encoded by the coding sequence ATGATCGATCCCACCACCCATCCCACCCGCCTGCTGAAAACTGTGGCAGGTCTCGCGCGGTGGTCTCTGGGTTTGCTGCTGGCCTTCTGGCTGCTGCTGACCATCGCGTGGGGGGCACTTCATGGCTGGATTGTGCCGCGAATCGGTGATTTTCGCCCGCAGCTGGAGGCACATGCCGCACGCGTGCTGGGGGTTCCGGTCCAGATCGGAGCGATCGCTGCCCGCACCGAAGGCCTGATACCTTCCATCGAGCTGTCGGATGTCGCCCTGCTAGACACTGCCGGGCGTTCTGCGCTGCGCCTGCCCCGGGTGGTGGTGGCGCTGTCACCACGGTCGCTGCTCAAGGGCGGTTTCGAGCAGCTCTATATCGAAGAGCCTGACCTGGATGTGCGCCGCACCGTGGACGGGCGGATCCAGGTGGCGGGCCTTGAATTCTCGCCGCAGCCCGGCGAAGACAGCGCCGCAGCGGACTGGCTTTTCTCCCAGGATGAGGTGTTCATTCGTGGGGGCACGGTGCGGTGGACCGACGAGCAGCGCGGCGCCCCGGAGCTGGCCTTGCAGAAGGTGGATGTGCTGCTGCGCAACGGGAACTGGGACCACCACCTGCGCCTGGACGCCACGCCGCCCGAGGCCTGGGGGGATCGCTTCACGGTGGTGGGGCTGTTCCGTGCGCCCTTGCTGCGCGCGCGTGACGGCAACTGGAAGCACTGGACCGGGCAGGTGTTCGCCCACTTTTCCCGGGTAGACGTTTCGCGGCTGCGCCACCACGCGGACGTTGGGGTGGAGATCGCCGCGGGCCGTGGCGCCTTGCGCGCCTGGGCGGATGTGCAGCGCGGGCAGATTGTGGGCGGCACTGCCGACCTGGCGCTCGCGAATGTCAATGCCAGGCTGGGGCCGGATTTGCAGGCGCTGGTATTGCCCTCGGTGGAAGGGCGTCTGGGCGGGCGCCGCTTGAATGGTGGCTTCGAGTTTCTGACCCAGGGCCTGCAGTTCGAGACCGATGACGGCCTGGTCTGGCCGGGTGGCAACCTTCGGCTGGTGCACACCGCCCCCCGGGGCAAGGTGCCGGAGCAGGGCGAGCTGCGCGCCGATCGACTGGATCTCGCGGCGCTGGCCCAGGTCGCTAGCCGGTTGCCGCTGGGCGCCCCGGCCCATGATGCCTTGCGCGCCTATGCGCCGCACGGTCTCGTGGACGAAATCCAGGCCAGCTGGAAGGGGCCGCTGGAAAAACTGCAGCAGTACCAGGTGCGGGGCCGCATCCGCGGGCTGGCGCTGGGCAGGGGCAGCGCGGGCGGGGTTCCTGCCCAGCTGGGGTTGCGCGGTGCCAGCGTGGACATCGACATGACACAAGCCGGGGGCAAGGCCGCGCTGACCATTGCCTCGGGTGCCCTCCTGCTGCCGGGCGTTTTTGAGGACCCGGTGCTGCCGCTGGACCGTCTCAGTGCCGACATGCGATGGCAGATAGACGGAGACCGTGTGGCCGTACAGGCCAACGACGTGCAGTTTGCCAACGCGGATGCGCAGGGAGAGGCCCGGGCCACCTGGCATACCAGCGATCCCGGCAAGGTGGCGCACGGCGCACGCTATCCGGGGGTGCTTGACCTTACGGGCGTACTGACCCGGGCGGACGGAACGCGTGTGCACCGCTACCTGCCGCTGTCCATCCCCGCAGAGTCGCGGCACTACGTGCGCGATGCGGTGGTGGCTGGCAGTGCCAGCAATGTGCAGTTCAGGGTCAAGGGCGATTTGCACGATCTTCCGTTCAACGATCCGAAGCAGGGTGAATTCCGCATCGCTGCCCGCGTCAAGGATGTCATCTACGCCTATGTGCCGCCGCAGCTGCAACCGGCCAACACCTTGCCCTGGCCGGCGCTGACAGAGCTCACGGGCGAGCTGGTCTTCGAGCGCTCTTCCATGCAGGTGCGCGGCGCGAGTGGCAGTTTTGCCGGACGTCCGGGGCTGCGGCTGTCACGGGTGGAGGCAAAGATCCCGGATCTGGCACACACCGTTGTCAGTGTCAGCGCCGATGCGCGGGGGCCGCTTGCCGAGTTGCTGGCCCTGATGACTTCATCGCCGCTGGGCGGCATGACAGGCAATGCGCTGGACCGGGCCACGGGCACGGGCAATGCCGACTTCCAGCTTCGACTTGCCCTGCCCATCAGCGACATCGACAAATCCAAGGTGCAGGGCAGCGTCACGCTGGCAGGCAATGAGCTGCGGATCACTCCGGACACCCCCACCCTCAGCCGGGCGCGGGGCGTCGTCCAGTTCACCGAATCCGGCTTCTCCCTCCAAGCCGTCCAGGCCCAGGCGCTGGGCGGCCCGGTGCGGCTGGAAGGGGGCATGCGCGCACTGCCTGCCAATGCCCCCGCGACGGAATCGGCCGTGCAGCTGCGTGCCCAGGGCACTGCCACGGCCGAGGGGCTGCAGCAAGCCACGCAGCTGGGCATGCTGTCGCAGCTCGCGCGCCGCGCAGCGGGCAGCACGCCTTACGCGATGACGCTCGCCTTTCGGCGGGGTGTTCCCGAGTTGCAGGTCACCACCAGCCTCCAGGGCCTTGCGCTGTCATTGCCGGCGCCCCTGGGAAAGACGGCAGACACCAGTTTGCCCCTGCGCTTTGAAAGTCAGGTCGTACGCGAGTCGCTGGTGGGGCTCACACAGTCAGGCAATGGCGCGCAGACGACGCCTCTGCACGACCAGATCACGCTGGATCTGGGGGTGGTGGGGTCGGCAACCTATGTGCGCGACGTGAGCGGGCCGCAGGCGCGGGTGTTGCGGGGGGCGATCGGCATCGGTCTGGCGGCGGGCGAGTCCGCCCCGCTGCCCGCTCAGGGCGTGGCCGCCAACATCAGCCAGGGGAAAATTGATGTGGATGCCTGGGAAGATGTGCTGGCGCAAGCCACAGCCGCCGAGCCCGCTGCGCGCCCTTCGGCGCCCGCCCCTGCAGCAGGGCCACCCGGGGTGGCACAGGACTACCTGCCCTCCACCATGGCTGTGCGTGCCCGCGAACTCACCCTGCAAGGCCGGACCCTGCACAACATTGTGGCGGGCGCCCTGCGCGAGGGCACCACATGGCGCGCCAACCTGGATGCCACCGAACTCAACGGCTATCTCGAATACCGCCAGCCGGGCAGCTTCGACCACCCCAACGGGTTGCTGTTTGCCCGGCTCTCGCGGGTGAACATGCCACAAAGTGACGTGAGCCAGGTGGAGGCGCTGCTGGACGAGCAGCCCGGGGCCTTGCCCGCCCTGGACATCATCGTGGACGACTTCGAGTTGCGCGGCCGGCGCCTGGGGCGCGTGGAAATGGAGGCCAGCAACCGCGGCGGTGATGGGGCGCAGCGCGAATGGCGTCTTTCAAAGTTCAACATACTCGCACCCGAAGCCAGCCTCACCGCGAGTGGCAACTGGGCCCTGCTCAACACAGCGGCCCCCGGCCCCCGGCCTGCACAGCGGCGCACGGTGCTCAGCTTCCGGCTGGACATCCGCGACTCGGGTGACCTGCTTGCCCGCATGGGCATGGCCAACGTGGTCCGGCGGGGCAAAGGTCGCCTGGAGGGCCAGGTGGCCTGGATTGGCGCCCCCTTCAGCCCCGACTACCGGACCATGACCGGGCAGATCAACGTCAACGTGGAGTCGGGCCAGTTCCTCAAGGCCGATCCCGGCCTTGCCAAGCTGCTGGGTGTGCTGAGCCTGCAATCACTTCCCCGGCGCCTGACGCTGGATTTTCGCGACGTGTTCAGCGAAGGCTTTGCGTTTGACTTTGTGCGGGGTGATGTGCGCATCGAGCAGGGGGTGGCCACCACCAACAACCTTCAGATGAAGGGCGTCAACGCCGCCGTGCTGATGGAGGGCAGCGCCAATATCGACCACGAAACCCAGGACTTGCGGGTGGTGGTGGTGCCCGAAATCAATGCCATGACGGCCTCGCTGGTGGCAACCGCCATCAATCCCGTCATTGGGCTGGGAAGCTTTCTGGCGCAGGTGTTTCTGCGCGGCCCGCTGATCGAGGCGGCCACCCAGGAGTTCCGCATTGATGGCACCTGGACCGACCCGCGCGTGGTGCGCGTTCCGCGCCGCGGCCGCGATGCCCCGCCGGCAACCGAAGCCCCCGTCCGCACGGACCCCGCCCTCCCGCCCAGCCCGGGCGGCACCGGAGAACCCCCATGA
- a CDS encoding CerR family C-terminal domain-containing protein, with the protein MSSGTPLIPAALRTARSDGEDTRIRLLHAALQLFAERGFAQTSVRAIAQAAGTNVAAIAYHFGDKARLYTATFYEPFGSGSDLIPVFADPALTLQQALTAYFSGFLEPLKHDDLVTQSLRLHVRELLEPTHVWPELIERECRAPHLAMLQVLGRHMGVTQVDDDMHRLAFSLAGLIMQLWTQRDPLQAIAPRLAGPEAVDGWVERLTGYGLSMVQGEMARRRAPRHPAHRTTQHNPTTPREKAPKP; encoded by the coding sequence ATGAGTTCTGGCACCCCCCTGATTCCTGCAGCCCTGCGCACCGCCCGCAGTGATGGTGAAGACACGCGGATTCGGCTGCTCCACGCGGCGCTGCAGCTGTTTGCCGAGCGGGGCTTTGCACAGACCTCGGTGCGTGCCATCGCCCAGGCGGCCGGCACCAACGTGGCGGCGATCGCCTACCACTTTGGCGACAAGGCCCGGCTCTACACCGCCACGTTCTACGAGCCTTTTGGCAGCGGCAGCGACCTCATTCCGGTGTTTGCCGATCCTGCGCTCACCTTGCAACAGGCGCTGACGGCCTACTTCAGCGGCTTTCTGGAACCGCTCAAGCACGATGATCTTGTGACGCAGTCACTGCGACTGCATGTGCGAGAACTGCTGGAGCCAACCCATGTGTGGCCTGAACTCATAGAGCGCGAATGCCGCGCCCCCCACCTGGCCATGCTCCAGGTGCTGGGCCGTCACATGGGCGTTACGCAAGTGGATGACGATATGCACCGGCTGGCCTTCAGCCTGGCGGGTTTGATCATGCAGCTCTGGACGCAGCGCGATCCCCTGCAGGCCATTGCACCCCGGCTTGCTGGCCCGGAGGCGGTGGACGGCTGGGTGGAACGCCTGACAGGTTATGGCCTGAGCATGGTGCAGGGCGAAATGGCGCGGCGACGTGCGCCCCGGCACCCTGCGCACCGCACGACGCAACACAACCCAACGACTCCCCGCGAGAAGGCCCCGAAACCATGA
- a CDS encoding carbon-nitrogen hydrolase family protein, producing the protein MNVAAIQMVSCTRLEDNLRDARALLEQAARAGAELAVLPEYFCVMGHQDTDKLALREVPGDGPIQRFLASAARDLQMWIVGGTLPLVATTPEQVRNTTLVFNPAGECVARYDKIHLFHFDNGREQFHEGRVIEAGNTPVQFELPSRSGHRWKVGLSVCYDLRFPELYRAHARAGADLLLVPSAFTHTTGQAHWEVLLRARAVENLAYVLAPAQGGTHENGRRTWGHSMLVDPWGQVLAQQQEARAGVVSGALDPQRLRDVRLQLPALSHRLL; encoded by the coding sequence ATGAACGTTGCCGCGATCCAGATGGTGTCGTGCACCCGGCTCGAAGACAACCTGCGCGACGCCCGTGCGCTGCTGGAGCAGGCGGCCCGCGCCGGCGCCGAGCTGGCGGTGCTGCCCGAATACTTCTGCGTGATGGGCCACCAGGATACGGACAAGCTCGCACTGCGCGAGGTACCGGGCGACGGCCCGATCCAGCGCTTTCTGGCGAGCGCCGCGCGCGATCTGCAGATGTGGATCGTGGGCGGTACCCTGCCCCTTGTGGCCACCACGCCCGAGCAGGTGCGCAACACCACCCTGGTGTTCAACCCGGCCGGCGAGTGCGTGGCTCGCTACGACAAGATCCATCTTTTCCACTTCGACAATGGCCGCGAGCAGTTCCATGAAGGCCGCGTGATCGAGGCCGGCAACACACCCGTGCAGTTCGAGCTGCCGTCACGCTCCGGCCACCGCTGGAAGGTCGGTCTCTCGGTGTGCTACGACCTGCGGTTTCCCGAGCTGTACCGCGCCCACGCACGTGCCGGGGCCGACCTGTTGCTGGTGCCCAGTGCCTTCACCCACACCACGGGCCAGGCGCACTGGGAGGTGTTGCTGCGCGCACGTGCCGTGGAAAACCTGGCCTATGTGCTGGCGCCCGCCCAGGGCGGCACGCACGAGAACGGCCGGCGCACCTGGGGCCACAGCATGCTGGTGGACCCGTGGGGGCAGGTGCTTGCCCAGCAGCAGGAGGCACGCGCGGGCGTGGTCTCGGGCGCTCTCGATCCCCAGCGCCTGCGCGATGTCCGGCTGCAGCTGCCTGCGCTCTCGCACCGCCTGCTGTGA
- a CDS encoding ATP-binding protein yields the protein MLGILVFAMLATLVWLAGRYEASQVQSRLERDTADAVSDIRVALTRNLQSLQALNAGEPGDLAWEVEATELLRNRRELVRIEWRDANLRVRTHAQSPYRPVAWDLRLRDGSQSDAGIACANARRLSSPAYSSSYFQPYGDGLGSEMMELCLPLTSGGRTTGFLVATYSLQDMLLNLVAPSLTRNQEASFTEADGTRLAVLGAARRGSRMFMAQQLLDLSGTTLVLRMDAWHSAPSLFPNVLTALVTAMSIALVTVMVVLVRDNRRRLSAERDLADALAFRKAMEDSLVTGLRARDLEGRITYVNPAFCAMVGFSAQELLGQSVTAPYWPPERVEEYRQRQAIRFAGTVPPREGFESEFMRKDGTRFPVLIIEAPLINALGQHTGWMSAFLDISEQRRVEEISRASQERLQATARLATVGEMASLLSHELNQPLAAISSYATGSINLLEASAAAGPEDAPAASAGQLKDVRMAMQHIARQAERAGKVIKSVHDFVRRRDQAREAVQAQQLLDAILPLVSLQARKLGVRVHTSVEAHLPPVLCDRTMVEQVLLNLARNAMQAMDDPSLPRRVLDLRVRRAASNQHSGWVEFAVTDVGTGIAADVAEKLFTPFFTTRTEGMGLGLSLCRTVIEQHGGYLGFAPHEPRGTVFTFTLPAATP from the coding sequence ATGCTGGGCATTCTGGTGTTTGCCATGCTGGCCACGCTGGTCTGGCTGGCCGGGCGCTACGAGGCCAGCCAGGTGCAGTCGCGCCTGGAGCGCGATACGGCCGACGCCGTATCGGATATCCGGGTCGCACTCACCCGCAACCTGCAAAGCCTGCAGGCCCTGAACGCGGGTGAGCCCGGCGACCTGGCCTGGGAGGTGGAAGCCACCGAGCTCCTGCGCAACCGGCGCGAGCTGGTGCGTATCGAGTGGCGCGATGCCAACCTGCGCGTGCGCACCCATGCCCAGTCGCCGTATCGCCCCGTGGCCTGGGACCTGCGTCTGCGCGACGGCAGCCAGTCCGATGCGGGCATCGCCTGCGCCAACGCGCGCCGCTTGAGCAGCCCCGCCTATTCCAGCAGCTATTTCCAGCCCTACGGCGACGGGCTGGGCTCGGAGATGATGGAGCTGTGCCTGCCGCTGACCTCGGGCGGGCGCACCACCGGCTTCCTGGTGGCCACGTACTCGCTGCAGGACATGCTGCTCAACCTGGTGGCCCCCAGCCTCACACGCAACCAAGAGGCGTCGTTTACTGAAGCCGATGGCACCCGGCTTGCCGTGCTCGGCGCTGCGCGCCGGGGCTCGCGCATGTTCATGGCGCAACAGCTGCTGGATCTGTCCGGCACCACGCTCGTGCTGCGCATGGACGCCTGGCACAGCGCGCCCAGCCTGTTCCCCAATGTGCTCACGGCGCTGGTTACGGCCATGTCGATTGCACTGGTCACGGTGATGGTGGTTCTTGTGCGCGACAACCGCAGGCGGCTGAGCGCAGAGCGCGACCTGGCCGACGCGCTCGCGTTTCGCAAGGCGATGGAGGACTCCCTGGTCACGGGGTTGCGCGCCCGCGATCTGGAGGGCCGCATCACCTATGTGAACCCGGCTTTTTGCGCCATGGTGGGTTTCAGCGCCCAGGAGCTGCTGGGCCAGAGCGTGACGGCGCCCTATTGGCCCCCCGAGCGGGTGGAGGAATACCGCCAGCGCCAGGCGATCCGTTTTGCGGGCACCGTGCCGCCGCGCGAGGGCTTCGAGTCCGAGTTCATGCGCAAGGACGGCACACGCTTTCCGGTGCTGATCATCGAAGCCCCGCTGATCAATGCCCTGGGCCAGCACACGGGCTGGATGAGTGCGTTTCTCGATATCAGCGAGCAGCGCCGGGTCGAAGAGATTTCCCGGGCGTCCCAAGAACGCCTGCAGGCCACCGCACGCCTTGCCACGGTGGGCGAGATGGCCTCCCTGCTCAGCCACGAGCTGAACCAGCCCTTGGCGGCCATCTCCAGCTACGCCACCGGCTCCATCAACCTGCTGGAGGCGTCTGCCGCCGCCGGACCAGAGGACGCCCCCGCCGCCAGTGCCGGGCAGCTGAAGGACGTGCGCATGGCCATGCAGCACATTGCGCGGCAGGCGGAGCGTGCTGGCAAGGTGATCAAGAGCGTGCACGATTTCGTGCGCCGCCGCGACCAGGCGCGCGAGGCCGTCCAGGCGCAGCAGCTGCTCGACGCCATCCTTCCGCTGGTCAGCCTGCAGGCCCGCAAGCTTGGCGTGCGCGTGCACACCTCGGTAGAAGCCCACCTGCCGCCGGTGCTGTGCGATCGCACCATGGTGGAACAAGTGCTGCTGAATCTTGCGCGCAATGCCATGCAGGCGATGGACGACCCGTCCCTGCCCCGGCGCGTGCTGGATCTTCGCGTGCGCCGCGCCGCATCCAACCAGCACAGCGGCTGGGTCGAGTTTGCGGTCACCGATGTGGGGACGGGTATTGCCGCCGACGTGGCCGAGAAGCTCTTCACCCCGTTTTTCACCACCCGCACCGAGGGCATGGGGCTGGGTCTTTCGCTGTGCCGCACGGTGATCGAGCAGCACGGCGGGTACCTGGGCTTTGCGCCCCACGAGCCGCGTGGTACGGTATTCACCTTTACCTTGCCCGCAGCAACCCCGTAA